A single region of the Halobacterium wangiae genome encodes:
- a CDS encoding MFS transporter, protein MLSRERLPPRIILKYYLYQATATFGFFWPVFTIFLLDRGLNYTQIGLLGSISAAFVVVGEVPTGYAGDRIGRRNSLLVGSVLLALSVLGFLVAETFLAFAVLWVLWALGLAFRSGSGDAWLYETLEERLDEGEFTRVRGRGGSVNQWLSAATMLAAGALYSYDPRLPFLAGGLLLASSIPVLLSMPETNHQQDGETFTVLDAPPVLREQLTNPPLRSTVLYLALFFGIVNAADEFIQPIATGPAGLSETALGPLYAGFTVLAAVTSYFAGDVEELLSTQWALVLVPGLVGAFFVVPLLLPVAALPVFFLMKSARTAVAPIASGYVNDHAGAAGRATVLSAASMVYALARLPLKPLAGAVADATTPLVAIAGLGGCFLVAGSLVFAWERPGSDAAVGDGQPAD, encoded by the coding sequence ATGCTGAGCCGGGAGCGGTTGCCGCCGCGGATCATCCTGAAGTACTACCTCTACCAGGCGACTGCGACGTTCGGCTTCTTCTGGCCCGTGTTCACTATCTTCCTGCTCGACCGCGGGCTGAACTACACGCAGATCGGACTGCTCGGCAGCATCTCGGCGGCGTTCGTCGTCGTCGGTGAGGTGCCGACCGGCTACGCCGGCGACCGCATCGGCCGGCGGAACAGCCTCCTCGTCGGGTCGGTGCTGCTCGCGCTCTCCGTGCTCGGCTTCCTCGTCGCGGAGACGTTCCTCGCGTTCGCCGTCCTCTGGGTGCTGTGGGCGCTCGGCCTCGCGTTCCGCTCGGGCAGCGGCGACGCGTGGCTGTACGAGACGCTCGAGGAACGACTCGACGAGGGCGAGTTCACGCGCGTTCGCGGGCGCGGCGGCTCGGTCAACCAGTGGCTGAGCGCCGCGACGATGCTCGCCGCCGGCGCGCTGTACAGCTACGACCCCCGGCTGCCGTTCCTCGCGGGCGGCCTGCTGCTGGCCAGTTCTATCCCGGTCCTCCTCTCGATGCCCGAGACGAACCACCAGCAGGACGGCGAGACGTTCACGGTCCTCGACGCGCCCCCCGTGCTCAGGGAGCAGCTGACGAACCCACCGCTGCGCTCGACCGTGCTCTACCTCGCGCTGTTCTTCGGGATCGTCAACGCCGCCGACGAGTTCATCCAGCCCATCGCCACCGGTCCTGCTGGTCTCTCGGAGACCGCGCTCGGTCCGCTGTACGCCGGCTTCACCGTCCTCGCCGCCGTCACGAGCTACTTCGCGGGCGACGTCGAGGAACTGCTCTCGACGCAGTGGGCGCTGGTCCTCGTCCCCGGCCTCGTCGGCGCGTTCTTCGTCGTCCCCCTGCTGCTCCCCGTCGCCGCCCTCCCCGTCTTCTTCCTGATGAAGTCCGCGCGCACGGCGGTAGCGCCCATCGCCAGCGGCTACGTCAACGACCACGCCGGTGCGGCCGGCCGCGCGACCGTCCTGAGCGCCGCGTCGATGGTGTACGCGCTCGCCCGCCTCCCGCTGAAGCCGCTCGCCGGCGCCGTCGCGGACGCCACCACGCCGCTGGTCGCCATCGCCGGCCTCGGCGGCTGCTTCCTCGTCGCCGGGAGTCTCGTCTTCGCCTGGGAGCGCCCCGGGAGCGACGCGGCCGTCGGCGACGGCCAGCCGGCCGACTGA
- a CDS encoding aminopeptidase produces the protein MDPRIRRHAEIIVDRAIDLQPDENVVVSMPPVAEDLAVALYEQIGEVGANPMMVARGDRGIGTDRAARAYLRAVDEDDLTAPEHLLKLFEHADAAVVARPHENVTEQSDVSTEKGAAYGRAYREVLNARLETKWCLTQHPAPADAQLAGMSTEAYEDFVWSAVNKDWDAVEAHQEQMVEILDPADEVHIVSGEETDVTMSVKDMITLNDCGSNNIPAGEVFTAPVPDSVEGEVLFDKPVYHQAREVQGAWLKFEGGEVVDFSAEQNEAVLEGILTTDEGSNRLGELGIGMNRDIDRFTYNMLFDEKMGDTVHMALGRAYPATVGEGVEQNDSAKHVDMIVDMSEDSFIEVDGEVVQRDGTFVFEDGFEG, from the coding sequence ATGGATCCCCGGATTCGGAGGCACGCGGAGATCATCGTCGACCGAGCCATCGACCTGCAACCCGACGAGAACGTCGTCGTGAGCATGCCGCCGGTGGCCGAAGACCTCGCCGTCGCGCTGTACGAGCAGATCGGCGAGGTCGGCGCGAACCCGATGATGGTCGCCCGCGGTGACCGCGGCATCGGCACCGACCGCGCGGCCCGCGCGTACCTCCGGGCAGTAGACGAGGACGACCTCACCGCACCGGAACACCTGCTGAAGCTGTTCGAGCACGCGGACGCGGCCGTCGTCGCCCGCCCCCACGAGAACGTCACCGAGCAGAGCGACGTCAGCACGGAGAAGGGCGCGGCCTACGGTCGCGCGTACCGCGAGGTGTTGAACGCCCGCCTCGAGACGAAGTGGTGTCTCACGCAGCACCCCGCGCCCGCCGACGCCCAGCTCGCGGGCATGTCCACGGAGGCCTACGAGGACTTCGTCTGGAGCGCCGTCAACAAGGACTGGGACGCCGTCGAGGCCCACCAGGAGCAGATGGTCGAGATCCTCGACCCCGCCGACGAGGTCCACATCGTCTCGGGTGAGGAGACGGACGTCACGATGAGCGTGAAGGACATGATCACGCTCAACGACTGCGGGTCGAACAACATCCCCGCGGGCGAGGTGTTCACCGCGCCCGTCCCCGACAGCGTCGAGGGCGAGGTGCTCTTCGACAAGCCGGTCTACCACCAGGCCCGCGAGGTCCAGGGCGCGTGGCTGAAGTTCGAGGGCGGCGAGGTCGTCGACTTCTCCGCCGAGCAGAACGAGGCGGTCCTCGAGGGCATCCTCACCACCGACGAGGGCTCGAACCGTCTCGGCGAACTGGGCATCGGGATGAACCGCGACATCGACCGCTTCACGTACAACATGCTGTTCGACGAGAAGATGGGCGACACCGTCCACATGGCGCTGGGCCGTGCGTACCCCGCGACGGTCGGCGAGGGCGTCGAGCAGAACGACTCCGCGAAGCACGTCGACATGATCGTGGACATGAGCGAGGACTCGTTCATCGAGGTTGACGGCGAGGTCGTCCAGCGCGACGGCACGTTCGTGTTCGAGGACGGGTTCGAGGGGTAG
- a CDS encoding magnesium transporter: MSVRAVAVDAYREAAPALAASVVGGLFAGVVLGGMRVQLRVVEGLLVLVPALLATRGNVYGAFGARLATGLHQGVVEPNVAAGDERLRAAAAAAMSNGLIASVFAALVAFLTLVLLGRPVAGVWTLVGVAFVAGLLSGVALTVAVVAVVFVGFRRGHNPDTLVGPLVTTTGDVFGLAFLVVAVRVVVGGG, translated from the coding sequence ATGAGCGTGCGCGCGGTCGCCGTCGACGCCTACCGGGAGGCCGCCCCGGCGCTGGCCGCGAGCGTGGTCGGCGGCCTGTTCGCGGGGGTCGTCCTCGGCGGGATGCGCGTCCAGCTCCGCGTGGTGGAGGGGCTACTCGTGCTCGTTCCCGCGCTGCTGGCGACCCGCGGGAACGTCTACGGCGCGTTCGGCGCGCGCCTCGCCACCGGCCTCCACCAGGGTGTCGTCGAACCGAACGTCGCCGCCGGCGACGAACGCCTGCGAGCGGCGGCCGCGGCGGCGATGTCGAACGGCCTGATCGCGAGTGTCTTCGCCGCGCTCGTCGCCTTCCTCACGCTCGTCCTGCTCGGCCGGCCGGTCGCCGGCGTCTGGACGCTCGTCGGTGTGGCGTTCGTCGCCGGGTTGCTCTCCGGCGTCGCGCTCACTGTCGCCGTCGTTGCCGTCGTCTTCGTCGGGTTCCGGCGCGGCCACAACCCCGACACGCTCGTCGGCCCGCTCGTGACGACGACCGGCGACGTGTTCGGCCTCGCGTTCCTCGTGGTCGCGGTCAGGGTCGTCGTGGGAGGTGGCTGA
- a CDS encoding lactate 2-monooxygenase: protein MADDGTPDQPGPSRQVDVYMQGMAGITPDLPVGFEELEARALETLDEDAYGYVAGAAGAERTKRANDAAFEAYRLVPRMLRDVGERDLSVELFGDSYDAPVLLAPIGVQSILHEDGERGTARAAKELGLPLVVSSASDTTLEELAEELGDAPKWFQLYWSADQDVADSFVSRAEEAGYDALVVTLDTPLLSWRERDVDGAYLPFLDGEGIANYLDDPAFRDRLSTPPEENELVAIKEFVDVFGNPSLTWDDLAGLCEQTDLPVVPKGVLHPDDARAAVDAGADSVVVSNHGGRQVDNAVPALEMLPEVVAAVGDEVPVLFDSGIRRGADVLVALALGADAVLFGRPYAYGLALEGADGVEEVCANLLADLDLTLGLCGLDDVAAVDRSLLRERN from the coding sequence ATGGCAGACGATGGCACACCCGACCAGCCCGGCCCGAGCCGGCAGGTCGACGTCTACATGCAGGGGATGGCGGGGATCACGCCCGACCTCCCCGTCGGCTTCGAGGAACTGGAGGCACGCGCGCTGGAGACGCTCGACGAGGACGCCTACGGCTACGTCGCGGGCGCGGCGGGCGCCGAGCGCACCAAGCGCGCCAACGACGCCGCCTTCGAGGCGTATCGCCTCGTCCCCCGAATGCTCCGAGACGTCGGCGAACGCGACCTCTCGGTCGAACTGTTCGGGGACAGCTACGACGCGCCCGTCCTGCTCGCGCCCATCGGCGTGCAGTCCATCCTCCACGAGGACGGCGAGCGGGGGACGGCGAGAGCAGCCAAGGAACTGGGCCTCCCGCTGGTCGTGAGTTCAGCCTCCGACACGACCCTCGAGGAACTCGCCGAGGAACTGGGCGACGCGCCGAAGTGGTTCCAGCTGTACTGGAGCGCCGACCAGGACGTCGCGGACTCCTTCGTCTCCCGGGCCGAGGAGGCGGGCTACGACGCGCTCGTCGTCACGCTCGACACGCCCCTGCTCTCCTGGCGCGAGCGCGACGTCGACGGCGCCTACCTCCCGTTCCTCGACGGCGAGGGCATCGCGAACTACCTCGATGACCCCGCGTTCCGCGACCGGCTCTCGACCCCGCCCGAGGAGAACGAACTCGTCGCCATCAAGGAGTTCGTCGACGTGTTCGGCAACCCCAGCCTGACGTGGGACGACCTCGCCGGCCTCTGCGAGCAGACTGACCTCCCGGTCGTCCCGAAGGGCGTCCTCCACCCCGACGACGCCCGGGCGGCGGTGGACGCCGGCGCGGACTCCGTCGTCGTCTCCAACCACGGCGGCCGGCAGGTCGACAACGCCGTGCCAGCCCTCGAGATGCTCCCCGAGGTCGTCGCGGCAGTCGGCGACGAGGTGCCCGTGCTGTTCGACTCCGGGATCCGGCGCGGGGCGGACGTGCTCGTCGCGCTGGCACTCGGCGCGGACGCCGTCCTGTTCGGGCGCCCCTACGCCTACGGTCTCGCGCTGGAGGGCGCGGACGGCGTCGAGGAGGTCTGTGCGAACCTGCTCGCGGACCTCGACCTGACGCTCGGGCTCTGTGGCCTCGACGACGTCGCGGCCGTCGACCGGTCGCTGCTCCGCGAGCGGAACTGA
- a CDS encoding signal recognition particle protein Srp54 encodes MVLDDLGSSLRGTLDTLRGKSRISEEDVDNVVKEIQRSLLQADVDVSLVMDLSDSIKERALDEEPPSGTSARDHVLRIVYEELVDLVGDSTNIPLEDQTILLAGLQGSGKTTTAAKMAWWFSKKGLRPAVIQTDTFRPGAYDQAKEMTERAEVEFYGDPDGEDPVQIARDGLEATTDADVHIVDTAGRHALEDDLISEIEEIERTVDPDRSLLVLDAAIGQGAKDQAKQFDESIGIDGVAITKLDGTAKGGGALTAVNETGSTIAFLGTGETVQDVERFEPDSFISRLLGMGDLKQLTERVERAMQETQEGEDDWDPEDMMKGEFTLHDMRKQMQAMDNMGPLDQVMDMIPGMGGGLMDELPDNAMDVTQDRMRNFEVIMDSMTEAEMANPRSVGASQVKRIAKGSGQSEETVKELLDQHKMMARTMKQFQGMGDGDMQRMMKKMQGGGGGGGFGGMF; translated from the coding sequence ATGGTACTCGACGACCTCGGGAGTTCCCTACGGGGCACCCTCGACACGCTCCGCGGGAAGTCCCGGATCTCCGAGGAGGACGTCGACAACGTGGTCAAGGAGATCCAGCGCTCGCTGCTCCAGGCCGACGTCGACGTGAGCCTCGTCATGGACCTCTCGGACAGCATCAAGGAGCGCGCCCTCGACGAGGAGCCGCCCAGCGGCACGTCCGCCCGCGACCACGTCCTCCGCATCGTCTACGAGGAACTCGTCGACCTCGTCGGTGACTCGACGAACATCCCCCTGGAGGACCAGACCATCCTCCTGGCGGGCCTGCAGGGCTCCGGGAAGACGACCACCGCGGCGAAGATGGCGTGGTGGTTCTCGAAGAAGGGGCTGCGCCCCGCGGTCATCCAGACGGACACGTTCCGGCCGGGCGCCTACGACCAGGCCAAGGAGATGACCGAGCGCGCGGAGGTGGAGTTCTACGGCGACCCCGACGGCGAGGACCCCGTCCAGATCGCCCGGGACGGCCTCGAGGCCACGACGGACGCCGACGTCCACATCGTGGACACGGCGGGTCGTCACGCGCTGGAGGACGACCTCATTAGCGAGATCGAGGAGATAGAACGGACCGTCGACCCCGACCGCAGTCTGCTCGTCCTCGACGCCGCCATCGGCCAGGGCGCGAAAGACCAGGCCAAGCAGTTCGACGAGTCCATCGGCATCGACGGCGTCGCCATCACGAAACTCGACGGGACGGCGAAGGGTGGCGGGGCGCTCACCGCGGTCAACGAGACGGGGTCGACCATCGCGTTCCTGGGGACCGGCGAGACGGTCCAGGACGTCGAGCGCTTCGAGCCGGACAGCTTCATCTCCCGGCTGCTCGGGATGGGGGACCTCAAGCAGCTCACCGAGCGCGTCGAGCGCGCGATGCAGGAGACCCAGGAGGGCGAGGACGACTGGGACCCCGAGGACATGATGAAGGGGGAGTTCACGCTCCACGACATGCGCAAGCAGATGCAGGCGATGGACAACATGGGCCCCCTCGACCAGGTGATGGACATGATCCCGGGGATGGGTGGCGGGCTGATGGACGAACTGCCGGACAACGCGATGGACGTCACCCAGGACCGGATGCGGAACTTCGAGGTCATCATGGACTCGATGACCGAGGCGGAGATGGCGAACCCGCGCTCCGTGGGCGCCTCGCAGGTCAAACGCATCGCGAAGGGGTCCGGGCAGTCCGAGGAGACGGTGAAGGAGCTGCTCGACCAGCACAAGATGATGGCCCGCACAATGAAGCAGTTCCAGGGGATGGGCGACGGCGACATGCAGCGGATGATGAAGAAGATGCAGGGCGGCGGCGGCGGTGGCGGCTTCGGCGGCATGTTCTGA
- a CDS encoding threonine aldolase family protein, with amino-acid sequence MIDLRSDTVTTPSERMRQAAADADVGDDVYGEDPTVNELEARAADAVGMDAALYVPTGTMGNQIAARVHTERGQEALVEHESHVYKYELGGFAQHSQLQVRTYDGGANGCPTPEQVREGYVEEELHRPGTGLLCLENTHNAKGGVAVPGEELAAAADAAHDLDLPVHVDGARVFNAATALDVDPAELLAPADSVMFCLSKGLGAPVGSMLAGSEAFVERARRTRKLMGGGMRQAGVIAAPGLLALENRDRLDVDHENARRLAADLDAVEGLSVPTPDSNIVLVDTTETGLTAAEFIERCEDEGVQGSEFGEYTVRFCTHLDVSESDVADAVAAVERAC; translated from the coding sequence GTGATAGACCTCCGCAGCGACACGGTGACGACGCCCAGCGAACGGATGCGGCAGGCCGCGGCGGACGCCGACGTGGGCGACGACGTCTACGGCGAGGACCCGACCGTCAACGAACTCGAGGCGCGCGCCGCCGACGCCGTCGGGATGGACGCCGCACTGTACGTCCCCACGGGGACGATGGGCAACCAGATCGCCGCGCGCGTCCACACCGAGCGCGGCCAGGAGGCACTCGTCGAGCACGAGAGCCACGTCTACAAGTACGAACTCGGCGGGTTCGCCCAGCACTCCCAGCTACAGGTACGGACGTACGACGGCGGCGCGAACGGCTGTCCGACCCCCGAGCAGGTCCGCGAGGGCTACGTCGAGGAGGAACTCCACCGGCCGGGCACCGGGCTGCTCTGCCTGGAGAACACGCACAACGCGAAGGGTGGCGTCGCGGTCCCGGGCGAGGAACTCGCGGCCGCCGCCGACGCCGCCCACGACCTCGACCTCCCCGTCCACGTCGACGGTGCGCGCGTGTTCAACGCCGCCACCGCACTCGACGTCGACCCCGCGGAACTCCTCGCGCCGGCAGACTCGGTGATGTTCTGCCTCTCGAAGGGGCTGGGCGCACCCGTCGGCTCGATGCTCGCCGGGAGCGAGGCGTTCGTTGAGCGCGCTCGCCGCACGCGGAAACTGATGGGCGGCGGGATGCGACAGGCGGGAGTCATCGCGGCGCCGGGGCTGCTCGCACTGGAGAACCGCGACCGACTCGACGTCGACCACGAGAACGCGCGCCGACTGGCCGCCGACCTCGACGCCGTCGAGGGGCTGTCCGTCCCCACCCCAGACTCGAACATCGTGCTCGTCGACACCACGGAGACGGGGCTCACCGCGGCCGAGTTCATCGAACGCTGCGAGGACGAGGGCGTGCAGGGCTCGGAGTTCGGCGAGTACACGGTGCGGTTCTGTACCCACCTCGACGTGAGCGAGTCGGACGTTGCCGACGCCGTCGCGGCCGTCGAGCGCGCCTGCTAG
- a CDS encoding AAA family ATPase, producing the protein MRVIGTVGMPGSGKSEAATVAEELGVPVLVMGDVIRQECRDRGLDPAQHHGRIAQALREENGPAAIAERSLPVLEEYLEDSDVVLVDGIRSAVEVERFREAFGEEFTLVHVSAPYEVRRGRIENRGRPGDTDGESLAAREERERGFGMDEAIERADVEIENTDSLAAFHETVADLLVGETA; encoded by the coding sequence ATGAGAGTCATCGGGACCGTGGGGATGCCGGGCAGCGGCAAGAGCGAGGCTGCCACCGTCGCCGAGGAACTCGGCGTGCCGGTCCTCGTCATGGGCGACGTCATCCGGCAGGAGTGCCGGGACCGGGGGCTGGACCCCGCCCAGCACCACGGCCGCATCGCGCAGGCGCTCCGCGAGGAGAACGGGCCGGCAGCCATCGCCGAGCGCTCGCTCCCCGTCCTCGAGGAGTACCTCGAAGACAGCGACGTCGTGCTCGTCGACGGCATCCGGTCGGCCGTGGAGGTCGAGCGCTTCCGGGAGGCGTTCGGCGAGGAGTTCACGCTCGTCCACGTCTCGGCCCCCTACGAGGTGCGCAGAGGTCGCATCGAGAACCGGGGCCGTCCGGGTGACACCGACGGCGAGAGCCTCGCCGCCCGCGAGGAGCGCGAGCGCGGGTTCGGGATGGACGAGGCCATCGAGCGAGCGGACGTCGAGATCGAGAACACGGACTCCCTGGCGGCGTTCCACGAGACGGTCGCCGACCTGCTCGTGGGTGAGACGGCGTGA
- a CDS encoding xanthine dehydrogenase family protein molybdopterin-binding subunit: protein MPNRDPDAPRESSRLVGERVPRREDAALVTGNAAYTDDLDAPGQAHLALVRSQRGHADVEDVDASGALEHDDVLAVYTWADIAASDAPGRLPVAGSALDCDPSGQPVLADGRVRYDGQPVAAVVAESRAAASTAARDVAVSYDALDVVVDPGAATDPDAPALFEDATDNVAVRGAVGDEAATEAAFAAADRVVELDLENNRVLPTAMEPRAALARRDDADGRLTVTLACQNPHGQRGNLAHILGLAERDLRVVSPDVGGGFGHKGRTYPGESVAAWATMQLDRPVKWTATRSGNCRAGTHGRDHRTHAEIAVDDDGTIRGIRADTTANAGAYAVDVGPAIAAHYGQLLPNVYDVPAVHCETTVVFTNTAPVHAYRGAGRPEAIYVTERLVDAAARELGVDPVELRRRNLISPDDFPHETATGVTLDSGDYERALDEALGPIDDILDAREREDGRYVGVGVACHVEDAGSGFESGVVRVHPDGSVQVAAGTHSHGQGHATTYAQIVADELGVAYEDVAVHEGDTDQVPQGTGTFGSRSTVVGGNAVAESAREVAEKVRNAAASELEAPVEDVVVDDGEWHVRGAPERSVSLADVASAAYGSGDPDPGLEATTFYELADSTYPFGAHAAVVAVDAETGEVEIERYVAHDDCGVQVNPTLVEGQIHGGVAQGIGQARSEHAVYGENGSLHTAGLQEYGVPTAGDLPDVETRTTETPSPRNELGVKGIGEGGTIAAPPAVVNAVVDALEPFGVSHLDMPVTDETVWRAIHGDED from the coding sequence ATGCCGAATCGCGACCCCGACGCGCCCCGGGAGTCCTCCCGACTGGTCGGCGAGCGAGTGCCGCGCCGCGAGGACGCCGCGCTCGTCACCGGGAACGCGGCGTACACCGACGACCTGGACGCGCCCGGGCAAGCCCACCTCGCGCTCGTGCGGAGCCAGCGCGGCCACGCAGACGTCGAGGACGTCGACGCGAGCGGAGCCCTCGAACACGACGACGTGCTCGCGGTGTACACGTGGGCGGATATCGCGGCGTCGGACGCGCCGGGTCGCCTCCCGGTGGCCGGGTCTGCCCTCGACTGCGACCCGTCCGGACAGCCGGTGCTGGCAGACGGCCGCGTGCGCTACGACGGCCAGCCGGTCGCCGCCGTGGTGGCCGAGAGCCGGGCCGCCGCCAGCACCGCCGCCCGCGACGTCGCCGTGAGCTACGACGCACTCGACGTCGTGGTGGACCCCGGGGCAGCCACCGACCCGGACGCGCCAGCCCTGTTCGAGGACGCGACGGACAACGTCGCGGTCCGGGGAGCGGTCGGTGACGAGGCGGCGACCGAGGCGGCGTTCGCGGCCGCCGACCGCGTGGTCGAACTGGACCTGGAGAACAACCGCGTGCTGCCGACGGCGATGGAACCCCGGGCGGCGCTCGCCCGTCGGGACGACGCCGACGGACGGCTCACGGTGACCCTGGCCTGCCAGAACCCCCACGGGCAGCGCGGCAACCTCGCGCACATCCTCGGCCTCGCGGAGCGCGACCTGCGCGTCGTCTCGCCGGACGTCGGCGGCGGGTTCGGCCACAAGGGCCGGACGTATCCGGGAGAGTCAGTGGCGGCGTGGGCGACGATGCAGCTCGACCGGCCCGTGAAGTGGACGGCGACGCGCAGCGGCAACTGCCGCGCCGGGACCCACGGCCGCGACCACCGAACGCACGCCGAAATCGCCGTGGACGACGACGGCACCATCCGCGGCATCCGGGCGGACACCACGGCGAACGCCGGCGCGTACGCCGTCGACGTCGGGCCGGCCATCGCGGCCCACTACGGGCAACTGCTCCCGAACGTCTACGACGTGCCCGCGGTCCACTGCGAGACGACGGTCGTGTTCACGAACACCGCGCCCGTGCACGCCTACCGCGGCGCGGGCCGCCCCGAGGCCATCTACGTCACCGAGCGCCTGGTCGACGCGGCGGCGCGCGAACTCGGCGTCGACCCCGTGGAGCTCCGGCGGCGGAACCTGATCTCGCCAGACGACTTCCCGCACGAGACGGCGACCGGCGTCACACTCGACTCCGGAGACTACGAGCGGGCGCTCGACGAGGCGCTCGGCCCCATCGACGACATACTCGACGCCCGGGAGCGGGAAGACGGCCGCTACGTCGGCGTCGGGGTCGCCTGCCACGTGGAAGACGCGGGCAGTGGCTTCGAGAGCGGAGTGGTCCGTGTCCACCCGGACGGGAGCGTGCAGGTGGCCGCGGGAACGCACTCTCACGGCCAGGGCCACGCGACGACGTACGCTCAGATCGTCGCGGACGAACTCGGGGTCGCCTACGAGGACGTCGCCGTTCACGAGGGCGACACCGACCAGGTGCCACAGGGCACGGGGACGTTCGGGAGTCGCAGCACCGTCGTCGGCGGGAACGCCGTCGCCGAGAGCGCCCGCGAGGTCGCAGAGAAGGTACGGAACGCCGCGGCGAGCGAACTCGAAGCCCCAGTCGAGGACGTGGTCGTGGACGACGGCGAGTGGCACGTGCGCGGCGCGCCGGAGCGGTCGGTGTCGCTCGCGGACGTCGCCAGCGCCGCCTACGGGTCCGGCGACCCCGACCCGGGCCTGGAGGCGACGACGTTCTACGAACTCGCGGACTCGACGTACCCGTTCGGCGCGCACGCCGCCGTGGTCGCCGTCGACGCGGAGACCGGCGAGGTCGAGATCGAACGCTACGTGGCTCACGACGACTGCGGCGTGCAGGTGAACCCGACGCTCGTCGAGGGCCAGATACACGGCGGCGTCGCACAGGGAATTGGGCAGGCGCGCTCCGAACACGCCGTCTACGGCGAGAACGGCTCGCTCCACACGGCCGGCCTCCAGGAGTACGGCGTCCCGACGGCCGGCGACCTGCCGGACGTCGAGACACGGACGACAGAGACGCCGAGCCCCCGGAACGAACTCGGCGTGAAGGGCATCGGCGAGGGCGGCACCATCGCCGCCCCGCCGGCCGTCGTGAACGCCGTCGTGGACGCCCTCGAACCGTTTGGCGTCAGTCACCTCGACATGCCAGTGACCGACGAGACCGTGTGGCGGGCGATACACGGCGACGAGGACTGA
- a CDS encoding magnesium transporter, translating into MRREWSVAAITRATLPVLLALTVVEVGSGLVLGSFEATLLANPSLLVLVPVTIGTAGNLGSILASRLSTAFHLGTLSFDPTDDQLAGNAVATVALALTLFPVVGVGAWALATLTQGADLGVGTVVVVASLSGAALAVLAVVVTVAATYAAYRFELDPDDVVIPVVTNVCDVLGVLVLFGVVELLV; encoded by the coding sequence GTGCGCCGAGAGTGGAGCGTCGCGGCCATCACGCGGGCCACGCTGCCCGTGTTGCTCGCGCTGACGGTCGTCGAGGTCGGCAGCGGGCTCGTGCTCGGCTCCTTCGAGGCGACGCTGCTCGCCAACCCCTCGCTGCTGGTGCTCGTCCCGGTCACCATCGGCACCGCGGGCAACCTCGGGAGCATCCTCGCCTCGCGGCTCTCGACGGCGTTCCACCTCGGGACGCTCTCGTTCGACCCGACCGACGACCAGTTGGCGGGCAACGCCGTCGCCACCGTCGCGCTCGCGCTCACGCTGTTCCCCGTCGTCGGCGTCGGCGCGTGGGCGCTCGCCACCCTGACGCAGGGCGCCGACCTCGGGGTCGGCACAGTGGTCGTCGTCGCCTCCCTCTCGGGGGCCGCGCTCGCGGTCCTCGCCGTCGTCGTCACCGTCGCCGCGACGTACGCCGCCTACCGCTTCGAACTCGACCCCGACGACGTGGTGATCCCCGTCGTCACGAACGTCTGCGACGTGCTCGGCGTGCTCGTCCTGTTCGGGGTCGTCGAACTGCTCGTGTGA
- a CDS encoding RNA-binding domain-containing protein, whose protein sequence is MSDVVYSVDVRVTAPVNPTEVTDRVADAVTNLFPTADVEQESSRVVAEGHSVEAFRDRLFEQQILDTARQQFYANVTSEGFSFDLKKQAAFNGTVNFAVGNPDELGDIHVEVTVHEPDVESFVDYFAPETEEGEPVDGT, encoded by the coding sequence GTGAGCGACGTCGTCTACAGCGTGGACGTCCGCGTGACCGCGCCGGTCAACCCGACGGAGGTCACCGACCGCGTCGCCGACGCAGTGACGAACCTCTTCCCGACGGCGGACGTCGAACAAGAGAGCAGTCGCGTGGTCGCCGAGGGCCACTCGGTCGAGGCGTTCCGCGACCGCCTCTTCGAACAGCAGATCCTCGACACAGCGCGCCAGCAGTTCTACGCGAACGTGACCAGCGAGGGGTTCAGCTTCGACCTGAAGAAGCAGGCGGCGTTCAACGGGACGGTGAACTTCGCCGTCGGAAATCCGGACGAACTCGGCGACATCCACGTCGAGGTGACCGTCCACGAACCCGACGTCGAGTCGTTCGTCGACTACTTCGCGCCCGAGACCGAGGAGGGCGAACCGGTCGACGGCACGTAG